The Deltaproteobacteria bacterium genome includes the window AAGCCGCCGCCGATGCTTTGCACGCCGAAGGTTTTGCCGCGCAACTCTTCCAGCGTGCGGATTTCTTTTCTTGCGATTAGCTCCCGGGGAATCTTCTGCACCGGTGAGGCGACGCATTGCAATCGCATACCGCCGGCCGCGGCGCTGAGCGCGTTGGCCGGCGAGCCGTAGTTGTATTGCACTTGGCCAGACGAGAGCGTCGCCATACTGAGCGAGCCGTTGCGCAGTTGCACGAGGCGAACGTCAAGGCCGTATTTTCTAAACGTGCCTCTCTCAATGCCGACCCACATGGGCCCGACGGTTTCGTTTTGGCCGGCGTAGGCGACGAGTGTCGGGCTCGGGGTTTGAGCATTCGCTACGCTTACGCCCGCCGTCTAGGCGATCATGACCGCGTTTAACGCTAAACGGATTTGCCGCTTCTGCTGCATGGCGCGACCCTCTCGCGATGGGCAATGGGAACCGATTTCTGCCAGTATACTGAAAAAGCCTGTAGGAGTCCTTCGACGAAGCTTAGGACGAACGGAGGGGATTTAAAATCATTGAAGATTTTCCGTTCATGCTGTGGCTCTCGAAGCATTCCGAAACTTTTTTCAGCAATTTGCTAAATCATTGCCAGAGCCGTTTGAAAAAACCGCTTTTCTCCAACTCGTCGACGTAACGGTTGTCGTAATAAGCTGTCAGTGGAGTCTTTTGCGCTGCCTGGCCATCGATCAACTTCAGACCGACGAGTTGCTCGGCGAGATCCTTGAAAACCTCAGGCGGCACGCGCGGGTCTTTGGCGAAGGCGTCGATGCCGGCCTGATAGCTTTCTTCGAGCATGATGGTGCGGCTAATTTTAGTGTACTTGCCGAGCACCTTGACGGCCAAGGCTTTATCGTCGTGAATCTTCTTCAAGCCGTCGTACACCGCGGCGATGAAACGTTTGACCACATCGGCGTTCTTGTCGGCGTAGCCGCGCCGCGCGACGATGCCTTGTTCGATGAAACGGATATTCATGTCGCGGATCTGTTTGATGCTCACCAGCTCGCGAAAACCTTTTTCGCGCAGGACGACGCTTTGCGGCGCCGGAATCATGGCGCCGGCGATGGCGTTGGTGCTGAGCGCGGTCATGGACTCCGGATAGCCGCCGGTTTGCACGATGACGGCGTCGCTAACATTGGACCGGTCCAAGATCGCCTTCGCGGTGAAATGGGACACCGAGCCGAAGCGGGTTACGCCGACGGGCTTGCCGGACAATTGCCCGATTTGGGTAATCGACGGCTGGACGTAGAGCGGCACGCTGAAGGATTTCACCAACGCGGCGACTTGGATGACGTCGCCGCCCTTGAGCACGTTGGAAATCACCGCCGGACCCGCCATACCGGCGAGATCGGCTTCGCCGGCGAGCATCGACTGCACGATCATCGACGACGCTCCGGCGAATATCGGATCGACTTCCAAGCCATGCTTCTCGAACAGCCTCGCTTCATAGGCCACTAGAAAAGGCAGGCTGTGATAGGAAATCGGTGAGTAGGGAAATTTAATCTTGTCGAGGGCGAACGTAGAGCCCGCGAAAATTAGCAGCGAAGCCAGTAATGTCAGGGAGCGTAGCAAATTTTTCATTGATATTAACCTCAAGAAGAACCCCTCGATAAGGAGTGACGGCCTACTCGGGGAACCGGAAAGAATTAATCCGATTTCCCGAGTAGCGCGCAGCGCGTAGCGAGGGATTCAGATTTTGTAAAAGCGCCGAGCGTTGTCGCCCAGGATCGCCGCTTTGTGTTCGTCCTTCAAATCTTTGCGCACGACGATCTCGTCGATTTCTTCCAAGCAGTTGTCCAGCGAAATCTCGTGGGGAAAATCCGAGGCGAACATGAAAGGCTCGGGGCCGACGCGCTCGATGGCGTAGGCTAGCGCTTTCTCGTTACCTTCGCAGCTGCAAAATAATTTGCCGCTGGAAAAATATTCCACCGGTTTGCGTTTGATTCTTAGCCCGCCGTATTCCTGTTCTCGGGAGAGACGGTCGAGCACCATCGGTATCCAGCAGGTACCGCCTTCCAAGAAGCCGACCCGCAGGTCGGGAAATTCATCGAGCACGCCGTCGACGATCATGCCCGTGGCGGCGATGGCCAGCGGCACCGGCATACCGAGGGCGCGGGTGGCGGGGAAGACTGTATAGGAATTGAAACCGAGATCGCCGTAACAGCCGCCGTGGACGGCGAGGGCGCAATCGAGCTTGGCGGCTTCTTCATAAACCGGCCAGAAATGTTTGGCGCTCAAGTGCGGGTTGAGTCCGTTGGACGGCAGCATGGCGGCAACCATGCCGAGATCTTTGACGGCGCGGCGTAATTCTAATACCGCGGCGGAAACATCTTGCAGGGGAATCAAGGCGATGCCTTTGAGGCGGGAATTGTATTTCAAATATTTCGCCGCGAGCCAGTCGTTATACGCTTTCGCATAAGCGATCGCCCATGGGGTAAAAACCACTTGGCCATAGGCGAGACCTTCGGTGGGGAAAAGCGCGCTAAATTCCAAACCCATCTTGTCGAGAAACTGCACCCACTTCTCCGGGCCGACGCTGGGATCGAAGGTTCCCGGTTTGCGCTCTTCCAAGCGCGGTGTGTGAAAGCGGTCGAGACTCGGCAAGACGCGCCGCGGATTCATATGACCGGTGGTTTTAAACGGCTCGCCGACCAGCCGGATGATCTCGTCGGTGTTCTCCATCACGTGGCCGTCGCAATCGACATACTTGTGCGCCATGGTTCTGCCTCCCAATGCTTTGCATTTCCTCCTGCATAGTGAAGCTTGGGGTCGGCTGTCAACAGCTGATCGGAATTGCTGTAAAAATTATTTCGCAGTAGACGCATCGGATGATTAGCCGCAAAGAGCGCAAACCGCACAAAAAAGGAATCGGAATCGTAGGAACAAGGCGTGCCTTGCCCCTGTGGCGGTGGTGGAATGTTCGTCCAGATTTGCTTGCGAAGACAAAAACCTTTGCGTAGGATCGACGCGGTTGGAGTTGTCTGCATGGGATCGCTTAGCGGTATCATAATTTTTGCATTGGCGCTTATGACGGCGGCGATTTCGATGAGTGCTAATTCGAAGCAACCGGAGGACATGGTGCGCGTGGCCGGCGGGGCTTTTTTGATGGGCAGCAAAGATGGAGCAGAAGATGAACGGCCGCAGCATTCAGTCGATGTCGCGGCTTTTTTCATCGATCGTACCAAGGTTACCAATTCCCAGTTCGCCGAGTTTCTCAATGACATCGGTCCCAAGGGAGCCAAGGGAGAAAATTATTTCGATGTCGAGGACAACGACGCCCGTGTGCATCGGCGCGATGGCACGTGGCAAGCGGACGTTGGTTTTGAAAATAATCCCGTCGTCGAAGCGTCTTGGCATGGCGCGCTGACGTTTTGTCGTTGGCGCGGCAAACGTTTGCCCAGCGAAGCTGAATGGGAGAAGGCGGCGCGCGGCACCGATGGGCGAAAATATCCCTGGGGCAACGAACCGCCGGATGGGACGCGGGCGCATTTCA containing:
- a CDS encoding ABC transporter substrate-binding protein — protein: MKNLLRSLTLLASLLIFAGSTFALDKIKFPYSPISYHSLPFLVAYEARLFEKHGLEVDPIFAGASSMIVQSMLAGEADLAGMAGPAVISNVLKGGDVIQVAALVKSFSVPLYVQPSITQIGQLSGKPVGVTRFGSVSHFTAKAILDRSNVSDAVIVQTGGYPESMTALSTNAIAGAMIPAPQSVVLREKGFRELVSIKQIRDMNIRFIEQGIVARRGYADKNADVVKRFIAAVYDGLKKIHDDKALAVKVLGKYTKISRTIMLEESYQAGIDAFAKDPRVPPEVFKDLAEQLVGLKLIDGQAAQKTPLTAYYDNRYVDELEKSGFFKRLWQ
- a CDS encoding amidohydrolase; the protein is MAHKYVDCDGHVMENTDEIIRLVGEPFKTTGHMNPRRVLPSLDRFHTPRLEERKPGTFDPSVGPEKWVQFLDKMGLEFSALFPTEGLAYGQVVFTPWAIAYAKAYNDWLAAKYLKYNSRLKGIALIPLQDVSAAVLELRRAVKDLGMVAAMLPSNGLNPHLSAKHFWPVYEEAAKLDCALAVHGGCYGDLGFNSYTVFPATRALGMPVPLAIAATGMIVDGVLDEFPDLRVGFLEGGTCWIPMVLDRLSREQEYGGLRIKRKPVEYFSSGKLFCSCEGNEKALAYAIERVGPEPFMFASDFPHEISLDNCLEEIDEIVVRKDLKDEHKAAILGDNARRFYKI